The genomic window GAGGGAGGTCTACTTTGAGAAAGATCATCTCGACATTATAAGAAATGACCTGGTAGAAGAACTCTTTTCTACAAAACTTGAACTGAGTGAAGTGGAAAAGACAATGGAAAACAAGGTAGGGGACCTGGGGTTTCTGAAAGAAACAAGCGATATCCTCATTAAAGAGCAAAATGTCAATACCGTATCAAAGAGCATCCTCAACTATGCCTCGAAAGAACTGGACAGGGCCATTATACTGCTTGCAAAAAAGGGTGAATATATCGCCTACAAAGGCATAAGCAAGGCCCCGGCGCCCGGCGCCGGAGAATTTGATAAACGTTTAACCGCTATTTCAATCCCTTCAGGTGAAATTGACATTGTAGAAAAAGTTACTAAAGATAAAAAACCCTATGAAGGACGAGTCGATCCCTCCCTGCTGCCTTTTATTAAAAAAATGGGCAATGAAATTCCGGAAAAAATCATCATTCTTCCAATGATTGTCGAAGGCAAGGTCGTCGGTCTCCTTTATGGTGACACACTCCCCGGCACTCTTCCCTGCAGGAATGTGGACGCCGTCATGATTCTTCTTAACCTGGCTTCGCTGTCACTGGAAATCAGTCACCTGAAAAATGTCCTTTCAAAGATACCGTCAGATTGACGTAAACAGGAATAATCCTGCTCCCCTTTATTGACATATAGAACATTGCAGCGTTATTATTAATCACAAACCATGAAATTTCCAAAAATCATAACCATAGCCTGTGAAAAAGGGGGCGTAGGCAAGACAACAATAGCGACGAACCTCGCCATTTACCTTAAAGCCATGTGGGAAGACCTGCCCGTGACGGTATTCTCTTTCGACAACCACTTTACTATCGACAAGCTGTTTTCTCTGGAAAAAAAGAGGAAGGCTCACTCCATAAGAGACATTTTTAACAAGGCTAATGTAAAGGACCTGGTAGAACTGGGCCAGTACGGGGTGAACTTTATCCCCAGTTCAAGAAACATTGATTACAGGGGCGACACCTATGACGAACTCATCTCCAAATTTTCCGAATCATCGCTGGGAGGTATCGTCATTGTCGATACAAGGCCCGTGCTCGACTATTTTACAAAATCGGCCCTCCTCGCCTCGGACATGGTCATTGTTCCTGTAAAAGACCTGCCATCATTAAACAACCTGAAAGGAATGAGCGACTTTTTCGAGGAAATGGGCGAACACATGCCCGATGTGCGCCTCCTTCCCTCCATTGTGGACGGCATGGTAAAATTCAAGAATGACAGTATCACCATGGACCAGTTCCTGCGGTCCGTTTCCAGAGAGAGAGGTCATCATCTGATGAAAGCCTCTATCGCCAAAAGCCCTAAAGTGGAATCGTTAACGACCAACATTACCTTCGAAGTTTATCCCATTATCAATCATGCCCGAAATACGCAGGCCCATAAAGGCTTTATTGACGTTGCAAAGGAAATAATGGACGCCCTTCATGACAAGAATGAGCCCAAATCGCTTCTCATGTACAGGAAAAAGTACTTCGACAAGGCCACAACATCAAACAAGACGTACCGCCAGATGATGGAAAAGGTGCTTCCCTACTGCCCCATATGCGCTGAAGAGATTTCATCGCGAACACTCTACATGAAGCCGGACATGCTCTATTTCGAATCGGGAACGCTGACGAAAGGGTTTATCGATACAAACTGTTTTTTACAGCACTTTCTGGGTCCCCTTACAAAAAAATCAGACAGCCTGCATAGAATATCACGGAAAATTGACGGCCTCTTCCATAAAGACATGACCCTCTCCGTCACTATCAATAATGGCGCTAACGGAGAGACAGAAAAACGTTTTTCCATCAGCCTTTACGACGAAAGCGGCGAACCGCTGGATCGTGTCAGCGTCTCTTTGGAATGCGCAGCCGGCATAACTCCCATTCTCGAAACCATTATGGAGAAAACACCCGTCGGCCCTTCCCCGTCACTCATCAAACTGGGAGGAAGCCCCATACCGGACGCCATATTTCTAGAAGAAAACTACCATAAATTCCAGGATACAAAGCTCAAAATCCTTTTAGACAGCAACAGCCGGCTATCATCTGCAAAATGAGGCGCTAAACAAAAAATAACGCGATTATCCCCTTCAAGCACGTACTAAGTACTTTGACATATTCGCCCTAAGTGGTATAGTAGATGGATGCAAATCTCAATATTTAGATTATGTCTTTTATTATGGGGTTCTGCCTGTATTATTACAGCAGGAACTATTGTCATGATACAGGTTTCCTATGATCAGGCAAGATCAAACATAGAGACATGGCTAGATGCTTTGTTGGGAATAACGCCTGAGTGGGCTAAAAACCCAAATATAGACCAATATATTACTAACTTTGGTATCGTTTTTATAGCTATCTCTATAATAATTTTCATTATTATATATAAAAAATCTCAAGATAAAACAGAAGTTTTTAAAGATCAATCATTACCTAAAATTGAAATATTATTTGAACAAGGAAAAGAACCTTATTTAGGATATGCTCCTTTAAAAAAAGTTAGGCATGAAATAATGTATGGTGTAGATGGAAGACATGGACAATATACTGGAAGGTTCAAGATTCAAAACCTAGATGAAGCGCAAGGCATTGATAAGGTTCAGGTGCGATTAATCGATGTCACACCTTCTCAAGAGTGGATAAAAAGTCTTCCTCTTCCATTGAGGCTTAAGGATGACAAATTGAGATTGCAGGAGTTTGATATAAACCCAGGTGATGATATTTATATGGAAGTTTTTGATTATTTTTGTCAAGGGCAAACAAGTTGGCCTAAATTAGTATTGTTACATCCGTTAGGAGATAGGCAAATTGAAGCAGAAGAAGGAATACATTATAACGAAAAAGAGCCTATTGTTTTTAAGGTGAAAATATCAAGTCAAAATAGTGGGAAACCTATAATCAAAAAATTCAGATTCGACCCTAGTCAAGATGATGCTAATATGTGGGTTGATATGGGTGACCCTAAAAAGCTTGAACCCAAAAATAAAGAACTTTTAAGATCTATAGTTAGCCTAGTCCTTAAATATGACTTGAGAATCAAGGATTCTAGTTATAAGCCAGCCTCTGTGGAATATTTAAAATCAAAAGTTCAGGATATGGAGGATGAGTTTGAAATCATGCTGACTAAGCCTGAGGTTGCAGAAACATGCAGATTAAAACAATCTATTCTATGCCTTAGAAATAGATATAGCAATATTTTGGGCGTAATGAATACAGTTTCATTTAATGATGAAGAAAAAAGAAAGGCCATGAAGTTTGGTACTCCTGATATAATGAGCTTTGAAGAATATAAAGATTATTTGGCTAACATAAAAGACGAATACGAGCAGGATAGAAACGACCTTTTTGCCTTATGTGATTATAATTATGAAGAATAAAAAACTAACACTTAAACAGGCCCAAAAAGAGGGACGACTGGAAGAATTCATCAAAGAGCATGAGAACGATGAACCAGCCGATAAGAAGAAACTAGAAAAGCTTATTTCTTCGGTTTCTTCGGGTAAGTCGAAATCAACTCAGGAAACATCTGAGAAGGATTAGACCTTGAATTGTAGCGGTATTCAAATTCACTTGAGTACTTGCTTAAGTGTTTTTTAGAAATGTGAATGTGAGTACCCTTGACGCTCTTTTTAAAGTTTGACCAGTAACCTTCAAGGCCGTTAACGTGGACATTGCCCCTTGCATATTCGCCTTGACCGTGATTAACGGTGTTATGGTCATAACCATGCTCACTAAGGTTACTATAAGTAAGTAGTTCATCTGTATGAACGGTAGAGCCTTCTTCTACATTGTCTTTGATAATAGGTTGTAAAGTTACTCTTTTAACGTCTGAAACAACTTTGGTCATAATGTCACCGTTTCTTTGAAGCATACCAAAAAGAACGGTTTTACCATCGGCACCGCGACCACGTTTTCCAGGCTTTTTACCGCCTATATAAGTTTCGTCAATCTCTATTTCACCGGAGAGGGGTTCATCACCATCAACTGAGCCCATGTGCTTGCGGATTTCATGGGCCATTCTCCAAGCGGCTTTATAGGTAATACCTAATTGGCGCT from Deltaproteobacteria bacterium includes these protein-coding regions:
- a CDS encoding IS1595 family transposase; its protein translation is MKSMTIREFFKQFPSDDICLDHVMEVRYGKKHVCKNCGKESKFHKLSNRKAYSCQSCGSHVYPCSGTLFENSRTPLQLWFYAIYLFSTSRHGVPAKELERQLGITYKAAWRMAHEIRKHMGSVDGDEPLSGEIEIDETYIGGKKPGKRGRGADGKTVLFGMLQRNGDIMTKVVSDVKRVTLQPIIKDNVEEGSTVHTDELLTYSNLSEHGYDHNTVNHGQGEYARGNVHVNGLEGYWSNFKKSVKGTHIHISKKHLSKYSSEFEYRYNSRSNPSQMFPELISTYPKKPKK
- a CDS encoding ParA family protein; the protein is MKFPKIITIACEKGGVGKTTIATNLAIYLKAMWEDLPVTVFSFDNHFTIDKLFSLEKKRKAHSIRDIFNKANVKDLVELGQYGVNFIPSSRNIDYRGDTYDELISKFSESSLGGIVIVDTRPVLDYFTKSALLASDMVIVPVKDLPSLNNLKGMSDFFEEMGEHMPDVRLLPSIVDGMVKFKNDSITMDQFLRSVSRERGHHLMKASIAKSPKVESLTTNITFEVYPIINHARNTQAHKGFIDVAKEIMDALHDKNEPKSLLMYRKKYFDKATTSNKTYRQMMEKVLPYCPICAEEISSRTLYMKPDMLYFESGTLTKGFIDTNCFLQHFLGPLTKKSDSLHRISRKIDGLFHKDMTLSVTINNGANGETEKRFSISLYDESGEPLDRVSVSLECAAGITPILETIMEKTPVGPSPSLIKLGGSPIPDAIFLEENYHKFQDTKLKILLDSNSRLSSAK